TAAATAATGATTATTAAAATAATATAATGTCAATTTAATTGTTTAATTATTTCTAATTCCTTTTTTTAAAAAAGATAAAAACCACAATCTAAAGATTAGCTTGCTTATTAAATCTTGTCTTTTTATCAACAAGGCACACCTATTCCCTTTCATTAAAGCAATAAAAAATTGAAAACATTTTCTTTTACATCAGCGTTAAAACACTCTTTTTAAAAATATTTTTTACAAAAAATAATTGCTATTATGATTATGCTTTCCATTTTGTATCCACATGTTTATTAATAATTAAATACAAGGTTAGTACAATACAATTAAAAGAAAGCATACACATAATGTCGTTGGTTTTATCAAATTATAATCCTTATTTATCAATTGTTTTCCGTGGAATAAAGAACATTAGTAATTCATATTTTCCAGATGTTAAATTTTTATATTATAATGAAGCGGGTATACGAATGATGCTACCTCTAAGGCTACTATTGATGGAACAATATTTTAAAGTAAAGGAAGCAATAGAGCATACTTTAAGATGATTGTCATCTATTGATTGTAAGATAATTTTCATTTTTAGCATTAATACATAAATAAAGCCAATGAACTTCATGTTTAAATCTATCATTCCGATCATTTTTTATCCTACCAAACAAATTAATCGGTTCTTTAGATCGCTCAGAACCTAAGTCTAAAAAGAATTTATTAAAATACTCTTCATTAAGTCAATGGGGGGACACTACTTTTAAAACCTTGTAGGGAATATAGTGTCTTTTTTATATCAACTAGCAAACGATGCTCAACCACATATAATTTTAAAATCCCTTTAGTAACAATCTCATCAGAACTCATGTCACTACTTTGTGAATTCTTTAAAAAGGTTTGAACAGCTTGTTCCGGTTTATCAGACAAATCACAACCTAATAAAGCTAATGTTATTATGCAAACACCAACCAAAATCCTTATATATATACTCCTACCTACCACACTACCAAAATAACATGTAAATATAAAAGTTTATCCAAATACTATTTTTACCAAACTTTCAAAGCTCTGCTAAAATAGATTTCTCTAGAACAAATAAACATATACACAAATGCATACCAATTTTATCTTTTCTCAAGAATTGCTAAATACTAGATCATTATATTGATTTATGGGAATTAAATATTTAAATAATATCCTTATAAAAGGAATTTATAAACACACGCATAAAAATTAAATAATAATGATTTTAATAAAATCAAATTTTATTGTATAAAAAATATAAACATTGATATCCTTCATTATTAATTCTTTCTTATTGATGTTTTTAAACATAATATTGATTTGATCCTTATTATCATCTATTAAAGCCTTAAAAATTAATCAAAACATTAATAAAACTTCTGATAATGAAAACATTATTACGATTATTCCAATAATCTATATTGAATTATATTAATATTGAATTAAATTTAATATTAAATTATATTAATTATTGTAATATATTACTATTGCATTATATTAATTTTTATATCAAAGTAAGGAGAGTATTTGTGAAATATAATATAATTGTAAGCATGTTTGTTTTTCTATTTTTAACCGCTTGCAATCCAGATTTTAACACCAATCAAAAAGATGTGAAGCATCAATCTAGTAGAAAGAGAGTAAAATCCAATCAAAAAAGATTAAAATCCAATCAAAAAGGATTAAAACCTAAAACAGAAGTAGACCAAAATCAAGAAGCAAATCAAAATCAAGAAGCAGACCAAAATAAAATAACAAAAAACACACTACTTGATAATTTAAGAAATTTAATAGAAAAAGTTAATAAAGACAGAAAAAAATATGTAAAAAGATTAGAAGAAGAGCCTTTAAACCAATATGGAATATTGGCTTTCAAAGAATTGTTTTGGGAAGGCACACAAGATAAAGCAGCTGATAATATTGAGAAAGCTAAAATATATAGACAACGAACTTATTCTGTCTTAAATGATTTTGATACTAATGAATTTAAGAAATTTTCAAAAATTACAATGTTGTCAAAACAACAACAAGGTCTATTTAACTCCTTTAACTCGTTTGGAGCTACTATTGAAGACACATTTGTTTTCTTATTAAATCCCAACAAAAAAGATAATCTAGAAAAACTAGAAATTTCGGATTTAGAAAATCTTAAAA
The window above is part of the Borreliella garinii genome. Proteins encoded here:
- a CDS encoding virulence associated lipoprotein; the encoded protein is MKYNIIVSMFVFLFLTACNPDFNTNQKDVKHQSSRKRVKSNQKRLKSNQKGLKPKTEVDQNQEANQNQEADQNKITKNTLLDNLRNLIEKVNKDRKKYVKRLEEEPLNQYGILAFKELFWEGTQDKAADNIEKAKIYRQRTYSVLNDFDTNEFKKFSKITMLSKQQQGLFNSFNSFGATIEDTFVFLLNPNKKDNLEKLEISDLENLKNSIEKFLSIKTMISTILTQFLLDYESNKNFIKTDTSKLDFYLATISNQIEEQNAEAIKLKNDIFSIENFKSY